A stretch of Zymoseptoria tritici IPO323 chromosome 1, whole genome shotgun sequence DNA encodes these proteins:
- a CDS encoding 60S ribosomal protein L15 yields MGAHKYLEELQKKKQSDVMRFLLRVRCWELRQLNVVHRASRPSRPDKARRLGYKAKQGYVIYRVRVRRGGRKRPVPKGATYGKPTNQGVNQLKYQRSLKATAEERVGRRCANLRVLNSYWINQDSTYKYYEVILVDPQHKAIRRDARINWIVNPVHKHREMRGLTATGKKSRGLNKGHRYNNTKAGRRHTWKRQNTLSLWRYR; encoded by the exons AT GGGTGCCCACAAGTATCTCGAGGAGCttcagaagaagaagcagagcGATGTCATGCGCTTCTTGCTCCGCGTGCGCTGCTGGGAG CTCCGTCAACTGAACGTTGTCCACCGCGCCTCTCGCCCATCTCGCCCGGACAAGGCCCGCCGCCTGGGATACAAGGCCAAGCAGGGCTATGTCATCTACCGCGTGCGCGTCCGCCGTGGAGGTCGCAAGCGGCCAGTGCCCAAGGGTGCCACCTACG GCAAGCCTACCAACCAGGGTGTGAACCAGCTCAAGTACCAGCGATCTCTCAAGGCCACCGCCGAGGAGCGTGTCGGTCGCCGCTGCGCCAACTTGCGTGTCCTGAACAGCTACTGGATCAACCAGGACTCCACCTACAAGTACTACGAGGTCATCCTCGTTGACCCACAGCACAAGGCTATCCGCCGCGATGCCCGCATCAACTGGATCGTGAACCCAGTGCACAAGCACCGTGAGATGCGTGGCCTCACTGCCACCGGCAAGAAGAGCAGAGGTCTCAACAAGGGTCACCGCTACAACAACACCAAGGCTGGCCGCAGACACACCTGGAAGAGGCAGAACACCCTCTCGCTCTGGCGCTACAGATAG